The Terrirubrum flagellatum nucleotide sequence GCTCGATCAGCTCGGCGAGGCGTTGCGCGCGGAAGACGAAGATGATGCGCCGCGCGATGTTCGTTTGCTGTCGCCGGTGCGGCGCGGCTTCGTCGTCGCGCGCGTGCTGGCGCTGCAGCCGACCGACATGCCAGACGCGCGTCTGCTCGCGAGCGGCCTGACCTGCGAGCCGGACCCGAACGTGCTGGGAAAATAAGGCGCTCTCTACAACGACGCCGCGCTTGACGATCAATGCCCACGGCTTGCGCCGAGGGCATTCCTGCAATCAGGGAACTATCTGATCGGACGGCAGACGCCGCGCTGGGTCAGGAAGAAGCCGCGCGGGCAAACTCGCCCGGGGCGCACCACCACCGGCGGGCGCACAGGCGCCACGATGACAGGACGCGGGCGCGGAGCGACGACGACAGGGCCAAATCCGTTGCGCACGCAGAAGCCGCGCGGCGCGCGATGGAAGCCAGGGCCGCAGCCCTGCGCGACGAGCGTCAGCAAACCGCCTTCCGGCGCGGCGGGCGCGATCGGCATCGCCTGCGACGCGGACGCGCCGGCGAGAAGCATGGCGCTCGCGAATGCTGCAGCGATCAGACTCTTCATGAAATTCCTCCTTTGGATCACGACTTGACCCAATCAAAGTGCGGGACCGTGATCGATTCCGAGAGTTGAGAGCATGGCGTGAAAAACCGGTTCCCGCTTTTTCGCGCCATGCTCCATAGCCGATGCGAACGCCGGCCATAGAGGAATGCTAAGAGCACGAATTTGTATCGGGGATGAATGACAAATTTTTAATGTCGGGAGCAACCGCCTACGCGAGCTCTTTCATTATCCCTTGCGCACGACAACGTTGCCGCCAGGTCCGATGATGCCGGGCCGCGTGCGCCATTGCGGACCAAACAATATTTCCTCGCTGTAGAAATGCCCGTCGGGCGGCATGCGCAGGCCGCGATCGATCGCGATGTCGCGGAACGGATCGGGGCGCACGCATCCCGTGGCGCGCAGAACGCCGAAATCATGCTCGAGCGTCGTCAACTGCCGCTCTGCAAGAACAGCTTCCGCTTGCGGCATGGCCACAAACAGATGTTCGAGCGCATGCCGATAAGAGACGAGCCGCATCGCCATGCGGTTGCAGACCCAGGCGATCAACATGCTGTTCTCGCGCACGCGAATCTTCGCATTCGCGACATCGCCCACAGTCATGTCGGGCACTTGCCACATAGCGGTCAGTCGCTGCCGGTCGCTGTCGATCACACGGGCGGCGGACGCGGCGAAGGGAACAAGCAGCGCGCGATCCTGGGAGGTGTCGTCGGCGATCCGGGCGAAGCGCGACGCCGGCGACCGAAAATTATCCGAGAGAAGCGCCTCTTTGTACCAGGTCTTCGTTTCCGGGAAATATTCCGCATCGATCGTTCCGACGCGGGCCATGTCATATACGAGATGATCGAAATATGTGCGTTCTTTCGCGGGCATCAGAAAACGCCAGGCGCGCTTACGCAATTCCTGCTCATCGTCAGTGAAAGGATAACTCGATTCGGTTGGCCCCACGATCGGCGCCACGAGGGCCGAGAGGGCGTTTTCCTTGGGGCGACCGAAATCGCCGCGTTCCGCGCAGGCGCCGAGCAACAGTGTCGCGCAAGCAAATGCGATGGCGCGTCCTGCCCTCATCCGCCCGAAGCGTCTTCAGGCGCGCTTGCGACGCCCGCGCTGCGCTCCACGCCCCTTGGAGGAGGCGTTGGCGCCGGTCGGCTCGCCATTATCAATTCGGCGCTCATAGCGAACGCCCGTGAAAAAAAGAATCTGGCCGCGCGGCTCGTCGACTCCGAGGCTGCGCCTGCCCGCTCCGGCTAAATGCCCCGGCCAAGCGATCACGGTGCCCATCCTGGTCTCCTTCGCGTCCTATCGACGCAGTTCGATCCAACGCAATCATGGTTAACGAGCCGCTAACGAGTTGGGCGTACGGTGGCGCACAGTCCTTATTTCGAGGCTCATTGCGTCTTTCGCGTCACAGCATGCCCGCCGAAAAACAGCATTCCCGTGCGTTATCGACGCATTCAGGACTATCGCGCCCCGCGACGCGCGCCGCTGTGCTCGAGGACATAGCGCGCGCTTTCGTCACCGCCGCCGATCGCGATCCGCGCGCCGCCGAGACTTTCGCCGACATCGCGACAGCGCTCATCCCGCGCGTCGAGATGTCGACCGCCGTGGCCGTCGCGCGCCTGCTTGCAGGCTGCAAGGACGTCCCTGCGCCCGTGCTTGCGGCGCTCGCAGCGCGGGGCCTCAAGCCACGCGGCGCCAAATCCACGCCCACTCTTCCGCCGGCCGACATCTGGACGTCGCCGGACGACGCGTCCGCAGCCCGCGATGAGAAAGCCCCGTCGCACGCATCCTTTCTTCCCGTTGGCGCTTCCGCCCGCGAGAAAGCGATCGCCGACGCGGCGCGGCTCGCCGCGCTCGACTCCGGACCGGAGCTGCGGCGCACGCTCGACTCCGTCACGTCGCTGGCGCTGGCGCGGGCGGCCGAACGCAGGGACGGCGAAGACGCCGCCGCCATCCTTGCGCGCGTCGTCGGGCTCGGCGCCAACGCGCTCGCCCCCGCCTTCATCGATCCAACAGGCGAGTCGCTCGCCATCCTGCTCAAGGCCGCCGGCCTCACCGATGATGAGGCGATCCGCCTGCTCGTTGGCGTCGGTCCGACGCCGGTTCAGTCCGGCGCCGGCCTGAAAGCGGCGATGCGCGGCTTCCGGGCGCTCGATCGCGCCACCGCGATCCGGCTTTTATCCACAGCCGCCGGCGCCGGCTGGTCGGCCCGTCCGACGGCGGCTGACGAAGCGGGACCGCGACGCGGCGCCGCAATCTCCGCCACGATCTCGCCATCATTGGCCCGCCCAACGGGAGCGCCCGCCGGGCGCGCCG carries:
- a CDS encoding GCG_CRPN prefix-to-repeats domain-containing protein, with the translated sequence MKSLIAAAFASAMLLAGASASQAMPIAPAAPEGGLLTLVAQGCGPGFHRAPRGFCVRNGFGPVVVAPRPRPVIVAPVRPPVVVRPGRVCPRGFFLTQRGVCRPIR